Proteins from a genomic interval of Alphaproteobacteria bacterium:
- a CDS encoding leucine--tRNA ligase: MAEDIKKIHEREAKWQQKWRDARAFVPRDDGSKPRFYTLVEFPFLSGAGMHAGHMMNYSGIDVLARFRRARGYDVLFPMGFDAMGIAGEHYATKIGKHPADVAVELIKAYSDMIDRVGWSVDPETRVSTSDPDYVKWTQWMFIQFWKAGLAYKSALPMNWCPSCRTTFTNEELEDNKCPRCHGVIEKKEKLQWNLALSKYADKLLDGLNDVDFEERIKKDEINLIGKSRGADVDFRVGDDVMTVYTTRVDTIFGVTFCVIAPEHKLLAKWLDEGKITNADEVRAYIKESAAKTEIERTDATREKTGVELKGIRAVNPFTGREIPVFTSDYVLVDYAYGTIMAVPAHDGRDWDFAKKFGLEIIPVLAGGEPDKVWEGDGAHINSAFLDGMGKDDAIAAAIKYGTEHGFARGTTKYKLKDWGFSRQMYWGEPIPMIHCDKCGWVPVPDDQLPVMQPYMSDYRPTDEGEGPLARATDWVNVPCPCCGEMAKRETDTMPGWAGSSWYFLRYLDPKNDKEFCSRKQMENWMPVTHYNGGHEHNTRHLIYSRFWHRALYDLGLVNTPEPYAKRTAQGLLMGNDGYKMSKSRGNGFMVADLVDNVGADAGRVAVLSLGPWENNAVWTDGALAGVQRFLKRVENLADNLTDAPMTADQERLMNKLIADATERLENMKFNTTISAMMEYINAFPGGTMPRPAYEALLQVLNPFAPHLTEEMWEKIGHDEMLVFTPWPTFDAAKLVETSMTIVVSVNGKRAADFVVPADADEATIVEAARAAAASKLADVEIIKTIVVPKKLVNFVVKK; this comes from the coding sequence ATGGCAGAAGATATCAAGAAAATTCATGAACGCGAAGCAAAATGGCAACAGAAATGGCGCGATGCGCGCGCATTTGTGCCACGTGATGATGGCAGTAAACCACGTTTCTATACATTGGTGGAATTTCCGTTCTTGTCCGGGGCGGGTATGCATGCCGGGCATATGATGAATTATTCGGGTATTGATGTCTTGGCGCGTTTTCGCCGTGCGCGGGGATATGATGTACTGTTCCCAATGGGGTTTGACGCCATGGGTATCGCCGGGGAACACTATGCAACCAAAATTGGCAAACATCCGGCGGATGTCGCGGTGGAATTAATCAAGGCGTATTCTGATATGATTGACCGTGTTGGGTGGTCTGTTGATCCGGAAACACGCGTTTCTACGTCTGATCCAGATTATGTAAAGTGGACGCAGTGGATGTTTATTCAGTTCTGGAAGGCTGGGTTGGCGTATAAATCCGCCCTGCCGATGAATTGGTGTCCATCATGTCGCACAACGTTCACAAATGAAGAATTAGAAGACAACAAGTGTCCGCGTTGCCATGGTGTTATCGAGAAAAAAGAAAAATTACAGTGGAATTTGGCACTGTCAAAGTATGCGGACAAATTGCTGGATGGGCTGAACGATGTTGATTTCGAAGAACGTATTAAAAAAGATGAAATCAATCTGATTGGCAAATCGCGCGGGGCGGATGTTGATTTTCGCGTGGGCGATGATGTTATGACTGTTTATACGACACGTGTGGATACAATCTTTGGTGTGACGTTCTGTGTTATTGCGCCGGAACATAAATTGTTGGCAAAATGGCTGGACGAAGGGAAAATTACAAATGCCGACGAAGTGCGCGCATATATCAAGGAATCAGCCGCAAAAACTGAAATTGAACGTACGGATGCAACCCGTGAAAAAACAGGTGTCGAATTAAAGGGTATTCGTGCCGTTAATCCATTTACGGGACGCGAAATTCCGGTGTTTACATCGGACTATGTGTTGGTGGACTATGCATATGGGACAATTATGGCAGTGCCGGCACATGATGGTCGCGACTGGGACTTTGCGAAAAAGTTCGGACTGGAAATTATTCCGGTGTTGGCCGGTGGCGAGCCTGATAAAGTCTGGGAAGGTGACGGGGCGCATATTAATTCAGCTTTCTTGGATGGTATGGGCAAGGATGACGCCATTGCCGCTGCGATTAAGTATGGCACAGAACATGGGTTCGCACGTGGGACAACCAAGTATAAACTGAAAGATTGGGGATTTTCACGTCAGATGTATTGGGGTGAACCAATACCGATGATTCATTGTGATAAATGTGGTTGGGTGCCAGTGCCAGATGACCAATTGCCAGTTATGCAACCGTACATGTCGGATTATCGTCCCACAGACGAAGGTGAAGGCCCGTTGGCACGTGCGACGGATTGGGTAAATGTGCCCTGCCCGTGCTGTGGCGAAATGGCAAAACGCGAAACAGATACTATGCCGGGTTGGGCGGGGTCGTCGTGGTATTTCCTGCGATATCTGGACCCAAAGAACGATAAAGAGTTTTGTTCGCGCAAACAGATGGAAAACTGGATGCCGGTGACACATTATAATGGCGGTCATGAACATAATACGCGTCATTTGATTTATTCGCGTTTCTGGCATCGGGCGTTGTATGATTTGGGACTGGTTAACACACCAGAACCATATGCCAAACGTACCGCCCAGGGATTGCTGATGGGGAATGACGGTTACAAGATGTCAAAGTCCCGCGGTAATGGATTTATGGTGGCAGATTTGGTTGATAATGTCGGTGCAGATGCGGGACGTGTGGCGGTTTTGTCACTTGGACCGTGGGAAAATAATGCGGTTTGGACCGACGGTGCGTTGGCGGGGGTGCAGCGTTTCTTGAAACGTGTCGAAAATTTGGCGGATAATTTGACAGATGCACCAATGACCGCTGATCAAGAACGTTTGATGAATAAATTAATCGCAGATGCAACGGAGCGCCTGGAAAATATGAAGTTTAATACGACTATTTCCGCGATGATGGAATATATCAATGCGTTCCCAGGGGGGACAATGCCCCGCCCTGCGTATGAAGCGTTGTTGCAGGTGCTGAATCCATTTGCACCACATTTAACCGAAGAAATGTGGGAAAAAATTGGGCATGATGAAATGTTGGTGTTCACGCCATGGCCGACGTTTGATGCAGCAAAGTTGGTTGAAACATCAATGACGATTGTTGTGTCGGTTAATGGTAAACGTGCGGCGGACTTTGTAGTGCCGGCGGATGCGGATGAAGCAACCATTGTCGAAGCGGCACGCGCGGCGGCGGCAAGTAAACTGGCCGACGTGGAAATTATCAAGACCATTGTCGTGCCGAAAAAGTTAGTGAACTTTGTGGTAAAGAAGTAA
- a CDS encoding prepilin peptidase has protein sequence MIFYIFFILLLVGAIGCATLISIADFRRRIIPDAYLFPLMLIGLILITFFGFPIDMRNAVIGATFGYAMSAIIGFAFDYFIHRRTPDATPPIGMGDIKLIGVGGLWLGTNGLALALIIACITGAIWARAKNQKFIPFAPFFLLGGILSLIANLFLL, from the coding sequence ATGATTTTTTACATCTTTTTCATTTTATTATTAGTGGGCGCAATCGGCTGTGCGACACTGATTTCCATTGCTGATTTTCGCCGTCGCATAATCCCAGACGCATATCTTTTCCCATTAATGCTGATTGGGCTGATATTAATTACATTTTTTGGATTTCCAATTGACATGCGCAATGCAGTAATTGGGGCAACATTTGGATACGCAATGTCTGCGATTATCGGATTTGCATTTGATTATTTTATTCATCGCCGCACCCCCGACGCAACACCACCAATTGGCATGGGCGACATAAAACTGATTGGGGTGGGGGGATTATGGCTGGGGACAAATGGCCTGGCACTGGCACTGATTATTGCATGCATAACCGGCGCAATATGGGCACGCGCCAAGAACCAGAAATTCATCCCATTTGCACCATTCTTTTTACTTGGTGGAATTTTGTCTTTAATCGCAAACCTATTTTTGCTATAA